In a genomic window of Aricia agestis chromosome 2, ilAriAges1.1, whole genome shotgun sequence:
- the LOC121740067 gene encoding chorion class CA protein ERA.1-like, whose translation MSTSALIILCLHICALQNVYSQCLGGGVAGYGLGPGFGPGLGAYGAAVAPGLALAGPGLEYAAAYGGAGVGDVAVAGEMPVAGTTLVAGQVPILGAVRFAGDLPAAGVVTITGSCACGCGAPGPYYY comes from the exons atgtCCACCTCCGCATTGATTATCCTGTGTCTCCACATCTGTGCTCTACAG AACGTGTACAGCCAGTGCCTGGGCGGCGGGGTGGCAGGCTACGGCCTAGGGCCCGGCTTCGGCCCTGGGCTGGGCGCGTACGGCGCGGCGGTGGCCCCCGGGCTGGCGCTGGCGGGCCCCGGGCTGGAGTACGCGGCGGCGTACGGCGGCGCCGGCGTGGGCGACGTGGCGGTGGCCGGCGAGATGCCGGTGGCGGGTACCACGCTCGTGGCCGGCCAGGTGCCCATCCTCGGCGCCGTGCGCTTCGCCGGGGACCTACCCGCCGCCGGCGTCGTCACCATCACCGGCAGCTGCGCCTGCGGCTGCGGCGCCCCAGGACCTTACTATTACTAA
- the LOC121740062 gene encoding chorion class B protein PC10-like, which produces MDFRAVWFVALYLQSISAQCIRSPTIETYEGPLLSYPAASIPLSGVISGLPDSLASSPNPLSPWASSMVSPLAPIAMPCLNGFGPAALAASTGTALFTTSYSPIAPVGIFIHSENYFDGTVSVAGQVPFLGSIALEGALPSAGTGSILYGCGDGDIFIMSEEVADPYYKRGSIYDFGPYGYERPPYGYGYGIRY; this is translated from the exons ATGGATTTTCGGGCTGTCTGGTTCGTTGCTCTATATCTACAG AGCATTTCTGCGCAATGCATTCGCAGTCCGACAATCGAAACTTATGAGGGACCATTGCTTTCTTATCCTGCTGCGTCTATACCGCTATCCGGAGTAATTTCAGGTTTACCAGACAGCCTTGCCTCATCTCCGAATCCACTTTCGCCATGGGCTTCATCAATGGTATCTCCATTGGCTCCCATTGCCATGCCATGTTTAAATGGTTTTGGGCCTGCTGCTTTAGCCGCCTCAACTGGCACTGCATTGTTCACTACAAGTTACTCACCTATTGCTCCAGTAGGAATATTCATACATTCGGAGAACTATTTCGACGGTACCGTCTCCGTTGCTGGTCAAGTACCATTCCTAGGATCTATAGCATTGGAAGGAGCTCTACCGTCAGCGGGTACAGGATCCATATTATACGGATGTGGTGATGGAGACATCTTTATTATGAGTGAGGAAGTTGCAGATCCTTATTACAAACGCGGATCGATATACGATTTTGGTCCATATGGGTATGAAAGGCCGCCCTACGGATACGGCTACGGTATCAGGTACtag
- the LOC121740058 gene encoding uncharacterized protein LOC121740058 yields the protein MPTKILVLCSLLLLQCTLGQCTDSRIEGFTSFPTIPSELLALKNYGAVDFLSSPRIESMKPYIPSIFPASSVPEVACENRLINSNPYAIGVTNFKVPGNCIAPPVNYEMARIIDQVIPQPPLILETPITLLNTPLEQFSINYPIETSYELSPYTFSIQNSLNPVVSNLYVEEAPILITSFPSIQAPAISNIVELNPVVSPISNTLGISPPVLNAVLEVPSSLFTAPVIELPAILQVVPPSLGPVIDVLSPMLCDVPVAIEPPVFLNSFTVPTPVASVELPVVENIPTYSRFQIAPTYSRPQIPILSSESIASTIANIKAIFPSLPSFTPSSRVRNLDGIKNSELSASRGNGLFITSSSPKRPSGISIRSENTYQGPVSVSGVLPFLGTVGFSGSLPSSGYGTVNYICGAGNVGMLPEAPNILNSLYPRP from the exons ATGCCCACAAAAATTCTTGTGCTCTGCTCGCTGTTGCTTTTGCAG TGCACTTTGGGCCAATGCACCGATTCAAGAATAGAGGGATTTACTTCCTTTCCAACCATCCCGTCTGAATTGTTGGCTCTCAAGAATTATGGGGCCGTCGACTTCCTCTCATCTCCAAGGATAGAATCTATGAAGCCTTACATACCCTCCATATTTCCTGCTTCTTCAGTACCAGAAGTAGCATGTGAAAACCGACTTATCAATTCAAATCCATATGCCATTGGAGTCACTAACTTTAAAGTGCCAGGCAATTGTATTGCTCCACCCGTAAATTATGAAATGGCTCGTATTATCGACCAAGTAATACCGCAACCCCCTTTAATATTAGAAACTCCAATTACTCTTCTAAATACGCCTTTGGAACAATTCAGCATAAATTACCCAATTGAGACATCATACGAACTGAGCCCGTACACGTTTTCTATTCAAAACAGCTTAAATCCAGTAGTCTCTAATTTATATGTTGAAGAAGCACCTATTTTAATAACTAGTTTTCCGTCAATACAAGCTCCAGCTATTTCTAACATCGTTGAACTGAATCCAGTTGTAAGTCCAATCTCGAATACTCTAGGCATTTCACCTCCAGTATTAAATGCTGTATTAGAAGTTCCATCTAGCCTTTTCACAGCACCGGTCATTGAATTGCCTGCTATTCTGCAAGTTGTGCCTCCTAGCTTAGGACCTGTTATTGATGTTTTAAGTCCTATGCTATGCGATGTACCAGTAGCCATTGAGCCACCAGTGTTTCTAAATTCTTTCACAGTTCCCACACCAGTAGCTTCTGTTGAGTTACCTGTAGTAGAAAATATTCCCACTTATTCTAGATTTCAGATAGCTCCCACTTATTCTAGACCTCAGATACCAATTCTTTCATCAGAGAGTATTGCCTCCACCATTGCTAATATTAAAGCAATATTTCCTTCTTTACCAAGCTTTACACCAAGTTCGAGAGTTAGGAACTTAGATGGAATCAAAAATAGTGAATTAAGTGCTTCAAGAGGTAACGGGTTGTTTATCACAAGCTCTTCCCCTAAGCGACCCTCTGGTATATCTATACGGTCTGAAAATACTTACCAAGGGCCCGTGTCGGTATCAGGAGTGCTTCCATTCTTAGGGACTGTTGGTTTCAGTGGTTCGCTACCATCATCCGGCTATGGTACAGTAAACTATATATGTGGAGCGGGTAATGTTGGGATGTTGCCTGAAGCTCCTAACATATTGAACAGTTTGTATCCACGACCATga
- the LOC121740065 gene encoding chorion class CB protein PC404-like: MFHKALVCFLSAVIIVQTASTQCIGAYDRASLGVPWTSAIEQLLGPAIPPGVGTFGGSFAVTSLCPISPRGLSITSENYYDGSLRIVGEVPFLSTISVEGAVPSVGAGAITYGCGSGTVAMLSEDEPWSTPGYGYGPAAKAGFNTCPCGRVALV, from the exons ATGTTTCATAAGGCTTTAGTTTGTTTCTTATCTGCAGTCATTATTGTTCAG ACAGCATCAACACAATGTATTGGAGCCTATGACAGAGCATCTCTAGGAGTACCATGGACATCAGCTATTGAGCAGCTCCTGGGCCCAGCAATACCCCCGGGTGTGGGGACCTTCGGTGGAAGTTTCGCCGTCACTAGCCTCTGCCCCATATCACCACGAGGACTGTCCATCACCTCAGAGAATTACTACGATGGGTCCCTACGGATTGTAGGAGAAGTGCCCTTCTTGAGTACCATTTCAGTGGAAGGTGCTGTGCCCTCGGTGGGAGCTGGGGCCATCACGTATGGATGTGGGAGTGGGACCGTAGCTATGTTGAGTGAAGATGAGCCGTGGAGTACACCAGGGTACGGCTATGGCCCCGCAGCTAAAGCTGGGTTTAACACGTGTCCTTGCGGACGAGTGGCGTTGGTGTAA
- the LOC121740068 gene encoding chorion class CA protein ERA.5-like: MSYHLFVLAIFSQVLFQNVYSQCVGGGAAGYGLGPGFGPGLGAYGAAVAPGLALAGPGLEYAAAYGGAGVGDVAVAGEMPVAGTTLVAGQVPILGAVRFAGDLPAAGVVTITGSCACGCGAPGPYYY; encoded by the exons ATGTCCTACCACTTATTCGTTCTTGCTATCTTCTCCCAGGTTCTATTTCAG aaCGTATACAGCCAGTGCGTGGGCGGCGGGGCGGCAGGCTATGGCCTGGGTCCCGGCTTCGGCCCCGGGCTGGGCGCGTACGGCGCGGCGGTGGCCCCCGGGCTGGCGCTGGCGGGCCCCGGGCTGGAGTACGCGGCGGCGTACGGCGGCGCCGGCGTGGGCGACGTGGCGGTGGCCGGCGAGATGCCGGTGGCGGGCACCACGCTCGTGGCCGGCCAGGTGCCCATCCTCGGCGCCGTGCGCTTCGCCGGGGACCTGCCCGCCGCCGGCGTCGTCACCATCACCGGCAGCTGCGCATGCGGCTGCGGCGCTCCGGGACcttattattactaa
- the LOC121736080 gene encoding uncharacterized protein LOC121736080: protein MAAKVVAILVCAQIFLQMISAQCIGAAYDAGWNSRRAAPLAGPALASPLAAVDYPGYSPYTLAASNGGGFAVSSASPIAPTGVVVQSENIYDGPVYVAGHLPFLSVIALEGPLPSLGAGVVSYGCGDGNVAILSEEIAPASPVGPCGYGSIGPGYGPGLYGGPLGFGGCRFGLFYCAAVSRLNVFLAFKITNKISNQIMLLRVIFPMIFQILFKQIAAQCIPACGGLISSQAPLEPFLSSRSGVPPLSAAISPIAAAEAMGFPRGFAPSFRSGFAIQSNSPVSASGLSIRSENAYEGPIQVAGRLPFLSAVAVEGMVPSVGAGGVLYGCAAKDFGIVSEDFGPVVTRAGGLPGGPVYSGRVVL from the exons atggcagccAAAGTAGTAGCAATTTTGGTTTGTGCTCAAATTTTCCTCCAG ATGATTTCTGCTCAATGCATCGGCGCCGCATACGACGCTGGCTGGAACTCCCGACGGGCGGCACCGCTGGCTGGCCCCGCCCTGGCCAGTCCGCTTGCTGCCGTGGACTACCCAGGGTACTCTCCCTACACCCTCGCCGCTTCCAACGGCGGAGGCTTCGCAGTGTCCAGCGCTTCGCCGATCGCCCCAACCGGTGTAGTCGTCCAATCTGAAAACATCTACGATGGCCCAGTATACGTGGCGGGACATCTGCCCTTCCTTAGCGTCATAGCTCTCGAGGGACCGCTGCCTTCTCTCGGAGCTGGTGTCGTGTCCTACGGCTGCGGTGATGGCAACGTGGCCATCCTGAGCGAGGAAATCGCTCCAGCTAGTCCCGTTGGACCATGCGGCTACGGCTCCATCGGTCCAGGCTACGGCCCTGGACTGTATGGTGGTCCTCTTGGGTTTGGAGGATGTAGATTTGGATTGTTCTA TTGCGCCGCAGTAAGCAGATTAAACGTGTTTCTCGCCTTcaaaa taacaaacaaaatttcaaACCAAATCATGTTGCTCAGAGTTATTTTCCCAATGATTTTTCAAATTCTTTTCAAACAG ATTGCAGCCCAGTGTATCCCTGCGTGTGGCGGTCTTATTTCTTCACAAGCACCTCTAGAGCCATTCCTTTCATCACGATCGGGAGTTCCCCCGTTGTCGGCAGCTATATCCCCTATAGCTGCGGCCGAAGCGATGGGGTTCCCGAGAGGATTCGCTCCTTCTTTTAGAAGTGGGTTCGCTATCCAAAGCAATTCGCCGGTCTCCGCTTCTGGGCTTTCCATAAGATCGGAGAATGCTTACGAAGGTCCCATACAAGTGGCTGGACGTCTACCGTTCCTTAGCGCTGTAGCTGTTGAAGGCATGGTACCCAGTGTTGGCGCTGGGGGCGTATTATATGGGTGCGCGGCGAAAGACTTTGGTATAGTGTCGGAGGACTTTGGACCTGTCGTCACGAGGGCTGGTGGTCTACCAGGTGGGCCTGTTTATTCAGGCCGTGTTGTTTTGTAG